TGAGTGTCGATCCATTTGTGCTGATGGTTGCACTACCACTGACCACGTTTCCACCAGACGGATTAGCATGTACGAGGGTATGCCCCAAGCACATAAGCATCAAACTTATATTGATGAGTTTCAGCAAAATAATTCTGTATGAATTAATAGACACAATAACATGAGACAGCTTCCCTAAATAGGTCTGTCTACATGGATAATATCGGTATCAAGAGGGTTAAGACTGATTTAATCGATAAAGAAGAATTGTCTCTTCTAATAGCGGAAAAATTTTCTACCCGGAAGATTTTGCTGGCAATAAACAGCCTTAAAGAATAGTCATAAAGACCTATGCTATCACAAGCAGTGGATTTATTTTCACCTCAAATAAAAGAAGTACGCAATGTCTGTTTATTAATTAAAACGGCAAGTAATTCTTTTATTTTTCAGAAAGAACTAGAATTTTGTCGAATTCCCTTTTTTTGATCGGCATGACAGAGAGGCGGGATTGCTTGATAAGAGCGATGTCTTTAAGCATAGGAGTTGCTTTGATCTCAGCCAAACTGACAGGACGCTTGAGTGCGCGAATAGGTTTGATTTCAACAACAGACCAGTCTTGATCTGGAGCAGTAGGGTCTGGATATGCTTCCTTGATCACTTGGCATAGACCAACCACTTGTTTCTCTTTCACACTGTGGTAAAAAAGCACTTGGTCACCTTTGTTCATAGCTCGTAAGTTGTTACGAGCTTGATAGTTGCGAACGCCCTCCCACATGGTTTTTTTATCCTTGAGTAATTGAGAGAAAGGATAGGATTCCGGTTCTTGCTTCACCAACCAGTAAGAAACTTTGTCAGGCATGGTTCTAATCTGCTCGTCTAGATGGAGAAAGGCACGAAGATTTTAGAATTTTTTGAAGAGTCTAATCTATGCGATAGATAATGGGGTATAAGATTTGCCAAGGTTGGCTATTTTGAGGGATTTGAGCGACAGCTACTGCTTTTTGTTCATTTACGTAACGCAATGCTGCTTGATCTAATTGAAAGTGGCCGGAGCTTTTGACAATTTCATAGGCTGTAATTTTTCCCTCTTCATTAATATAAATAAGCATGAGCACAAGTCCTTGAAGACCTAACTGCCTAGCCCCAACTGGATAGGGAGGAGATCTATGGCTAAATACATTTGTATCGCTCCAAACGGCAAAGGTTTCAACTTCACTTGATTCTATAGGGAAGGATACATAATCCATCTCAGGACCTTCAGCAACGATGAGAGAATCGATGTGTAATAGACCAAAGTCAAGCTGCAGAAAGTTGCTTAGCTGTTCATAAAGTTTAGCCGGAGAATACGGCAAGCTATCATATTGAGTTGATGAATCAATAGAGAGAAAGCCATCTTCTAAAAGCTCAATATGCTGATGTGCTTCGAAGGAGCATAGCTCTTCATATTCGGGTTCAAGAAGAAGGTTGTATGGGGTATGAGAGTTTTTTTGGTTGCTGAGCTCAGGTTGAAATCCAAGGATGAAAACCATAAGGACAAGATGCATACTTAAGGATATACTCAAACTCAGATAGATCTCTGGTACTGACTTAAAAGGGAAGAGTCCTTTTTTCGTATCCGACATGTAGTTAGAGGGTTAGATTAGGGGTCAAAATATCCCATTTATTTCCCGATTTAAGTTGATTCGGATTGAAACTCATAATAATTAGAATAATTGGAAAATTTTTTCTTGAGGAGGATTGAAGATGAATTTTTGGAATAAGTTTGGTTTACAGTTAGGAGTTTCTATCATAGTCCATGTTATTATTTTTATTATACTTGGTGGAGTGATTCTCTATGAAGTGCCAATTTCTAAAGAATCTATAAAAAGTGCGGGTGTTTTTGCTGAAGATCATCCCATAGAAAAAGAGGTTAAAGATGAGGCATTATTACTTGAAGAGCCGATCTTGGAGCAAGCAGATGAACTTGAGACAGCAGTCGGATTGGATGAGGTCTTAACTGTTGCGGAAGCTCCTCCACTAGATTCGTTTCAAGATGTTATTAGCAGCTCAGTTTCAGATCAACTTAATGTTGCCATTCCATCAGTAGCATACTTAGCGGATCAGAGCTTGGTGTCATCGGCTTCAGATGGTTCAGGTGGCTCGGCAATATTGGGGAAGATAGGCCAAAAAGCCACATCACTCTCTTCTACGGTTTCTTTTTTTGGGGTAAAGGATTTTGCCAACAAAATAGTGATAGCTTTTGATGTATCAAGCAGTGTTTTGACAAAGGCTAAAGCAGTGGGTGTGACTACTGAGCGCATGAAAGACGAAGCTATTAAGGTTCTAAGAGGCTTATCACGTGATACAGAATTTGGGCTTTTACAATTCGTGCGTAATTACAAGGTTTTTGAAGATAGGCTTGTTTTAGCAAGTGGCCGCAATGTTAAAGAAGCAAAAGAATGGATAGAAGATGAGTTTATCTCATCCGGTTCCATGCCTGCTGGCGGTAAAGATGTGATTAGGAAAGATCCGAATGGTATTGAATCGGTATTGAAGCAGACGTTTTCCTGGGACCCTGATGTGATCTATCTGATTTCTGATGGAAGTTTTTACCGAGGAGTAGGGATGCAGAAGGTGCCTTACAGCGAAATTAATCAACTTATCACTGAGTTACAAAGGGGAAGAAATCACTTGGTTAAAATTCATTTCATTGGCTTTGAGATGAAAGATAATGAGCGACGAGAACTCACCAGAATTATTTCCAGGACGGGGGGTAGTTTAATTCAAATGGAAGCCATGTAGTATTCTCGGTGGGTTTATTGGAATGATTGATAATCAGATTTACTATAATTTCTATATCTTTATTTAAGTAATTTTTCCTTGCTCATTAGCCGATAAACTAATTCTAGATGAGTCGTGGAATGATCAGGTTAGTCGCTGCCTACATTGCAACGAGCATATCGATTGTGCCTTCAGCAAGGGCACTTGAGCTGTATTTTAATATAGCAACAAACTGTTTGAATGACTCGACAATAATCAGTTCTTATCCTTTATTAGCAAAAGCCTTTTCGGGCTCAGAAATTTTACTTTTTGTGGGAAGTCAGCTAGCCATTTTAGGTCTCATTATTATTGTCGCAGGGATAACGGTATTTACCATCATGAGGAAAAAATCAGGTCGAATGGCTGGATTGGGCAATTGGGTTCCAGGTTGTCACGTGCCTCGGTTATCTCAAAAAAGTTCGCCATCTATAATAGTTGGCACAGCTTTATTGGCTCTATTTTTAATGTGCATGATCTATTTAAATTATAAAAATAATGAGAAAAAAGCTTCTCAGCCATCTGCTGAAGAGATGGCTTTTTATAGTGTTGAGCCTAAATCAGAGCTAGAAGCGCGCTTTCCTAAAGAACTGAGCGCTGAGAAAGTTGATTCTCCTGATGAGATGGCCCTCAGAACCGTTGAAGTTGAGTCAAAGCTAAAAGTCCATTCTGCAAAAGAACTGGGCGATGGGAAAGCTGATCCTCCTGATGAGATGGCCCTCAGAACCGTTGAAGTTGAATCAAAGCTAAGAGCTCATTCTGCAAAAGAACTGAGCGCTGAGAAAGTTGATTCTCCTGATGAGATAGCCCTCAGAACCGTCGAAGCTAAGTCAAAGCTAAAATCTCATTCTACAAAAGCATTGAGCGCTGAGAAATCCGATTCTCCTAAAAATAATAACTTGGATTCTTCTGATGGGGAGATCACCGGTTTTGCGCTGATTAATGTGGATACGGGAAAGCTGATTTCAGATTATGACCCACTTGTTAACCATTCAGTTATTGACTTGGCTGAACTGCCATCTTCTAGGATCAATATTTTGATCAAAGCAAGCAATATAAAGGGTATAGTTAGTAGAGTTAATGGAAATTCTCCTATGGCAATTCTTCCTGATGGAACAAGAAAAATGTGGTATTCGGAAGCAAATCCACCATTTACACTGGCAGGAGACTTTGAGGCAAAGGGGCTTGTTCCCGCTGGTTATTATGCCTGGGATATTAAGCCAGGGACTTATCTAATAGAGGTAGAAGCTCAAGGCATAGGCATGAGTAAGAATGAGGCCGTCAAGAAGGCCATTAATCTTACGTTTATCGACTCGTCAGAACGATCAATTATGGGCAAGACCAATCGTCATCGATTTCAACAGGGGCCAAAAATAGAAAGCCTAACATTGGTCAATTCTAATACGGGAAGGCCGATTGCTGGTTTTGATCCGATTGCAGATGGCGCGGTTATTGATCTGGCGAAGTTACCCACAAAGCGTATAAACATTCATGTGAATGCATATGGGAAAATTAGGCAGGTAAGCATATACACAAACGGTAAAATACCTTCTTTTCTCAATGCTGATGGAAGTAAGTCGCCCAAAGGGAATCTGGTTGAAAAATCGATTCCTTATAGTTTAGCAGGAGATGATGACGAAACAGGTATGCCTAATGCATGGGCTGTAGAGTTTGGTGACTGTCTCATAGAGATAACAGCCAGCGGAAGATATGAAAAAGATACGAGGTCATTCAAGCTCAAGTTTATTGATTCAGATGAGCAATTGATGCATCTTTCTGATAAAGTCTCAACTTTAGCCAAGCCTGAGATCACAAGTTTTACTTTAGTAAATGCAGGCACTGGAAAGCCCCTTAGCGGCTTTGATCCACTTTTAGATAATAGCGTGGTTGATTTAGCTAAACTACCAACATCTCAACTCACCGTTGCAGCAAACACAACCAATAGAATCAGCTCTGTTAAGTGGAAAGTAAATGGTCAGCCTCCAGAATACAAAGACAAAAATGGTGAAGTAAGGGCTAGGAACTCAATGAAAACAGGAACAAAGCCATTTCTTATAACTGGCTACCGTCAAGCGAAGGGAAAGTCAGTTAATGAAATAAAAACGTGGAATGTTCAACCTGGTCATTATCAAATTGAGGCTAGTGGTTTTGATGAGAAAGAACAAGTGACCTTTAAATCTCTTAGGATTCTATTTAAAGATTCATCTCAACAGACCATATCTTCCTTGGACAAGAATAGCAGCGATGGCAAATTAGGGAAAAGATCATTAAGCCCTAAAATCAATAGCTTTACGTTAATTAATGTGGATACTGGAAGGCCAATTTCTGGCTTTGATCCTCTGGTAGATAATTCTGACATAGATTTAGCCAAACTTCCTACCACGCGTATCAATATTAGAATCAATACGCAAGGTGATATTGAATGGGTTAAGGCCAAGGTAAATGGTAGGCCTGTTGCAGGCATCAAAGCAGATGGGAGTAAAGGAAGAAGGGAAAATCGTATTGAAACAAAACCGCCTTACAGTCTTGCGGGCGATGACATTGAATCGGGTAAATACTATGCTTGGACGGTAAGGCCGGGGCAATTTAATATAGAGGCTGAAGCTTATGACGGTGAACGTTCGCACACAAAATCCATCAGTATTCGTTTTAAGAAATGAGCTACCATTTTTTAGGAGCATAGAGTTTTCTGTCTTTTGGATTGGAAAATCTTTTTAGAGATGCTCGAACATGAGTGAGTAAGATCAGTGACCCCTAAGCGCTAAAATCCATCTAGGTTTCTAGAGCTCTAAGCTAGCGTCCGTAACAGCTCCTTCGGAAGCGCTAGCAACAGCGCTTGCATATTTTGCGAGAACTCCGTGAGTATAGCGTGGCTTAGGTTTTTGCCAATCTGCCTGGCGGCGTTTTATTTCCGCTTTGTTGAT
The nucleotide sequence above comes from Verrucomicrobiota bacterium. Encoded proteins:
- a CDS encoding EVE domain-containing protein, yielding MPDKVSYWLVKQEPESYPFSQLLKDKKTMWEGVRNYQARNNLRAMNKGDQVLFYHSVKEKQVVGLCQVIKEAYPDPTAPDQDWSVVEIKPIRALKRPVSLAEIKATPMLKDIALIKQSRLSVMPIKKREFDKILVLSEK
- a CDS encoding energy transducer TonB, which translates into the protein MSDTKKGLFPFKSVPEIYLSLSISLSMHLVLMVFILGFQPELSNQKNSHTPYNLLLEPEYEELCSFEAHQHIELLEDGFLSIDSSTQYDSLPYSPAKLYEQLSNFLQLDFGLLHIDSLIVAEGPEMDYVSFPIESSEVETFAVWSDTNVFSHRSPPYPVGARQLGLQGLVLMLIYINEEGKITAYEIVKSSGHFQLDQAALRYVNEQKAVAVAQIPQNSQPWQILYPIIYRID